One Acropora palmata chromosome 2, jaAcrPala1.3, whole genome shotgun sequence genomic window, CAGTGAAGGGTTTAAATCTTACACGAAGAGCAAATGTTAGTGATTACGTCAATTAAACACGCCTTGGGAAAATAAAACCATTTCAAGTTGACTTTCTGTTGCTTTGTTTtcgtgttgaagaaagctgaACATATTCAATTTGCCGTCAGTTCCCTTATTGATGGTCAAATTAAATCGCAATATGACGTGTAGCGGACCTACGAGGGCATCGTGACTTTGACCACGCTATTATAGGTAATTTTATCGTCAATAAGAGAACAGACAGATGAAAGGCAAATATCAATTGGTTTTTATAAGAGTAAACATGAAAAAGAAGCTCCTTTTCCCcagcaaaaagggaaaaaaagcacGAAATAGTATGAATATTATCCAAACTGGCATCAATGCCAAATCTCGCCCGCGTATTGGCTGAGAATGGCGACAGCTATAAAAACTTTATTGGCTGAGAAGTTGACACTTAAGGTCACTCCATTGCATAAATTAATCAGCTTGCGTCCATTAATTAATATTCTGTGTCTGTCCTAAAATTTTACTTGAGTCTTAAAGGAGTCCATATAATAATTGCCTGTCTCTGAAAATTGATACATGACATGCATAATTGTCCTTGAAGACATTTGTccttaaaatgttttcatgaAATTTATGAGCGATGAACGCTTATTGGCTGAGACTGTCGATGCGTACCAAAATTTCAGTGGCAATGGAATTTATGGGCGATGAACGCTAAGCCTTTTACTGGTAAATAACACGTGGGTTTTGAGAGTGCCGGATAGCGACATCAACAAATTTAAAGCTCGAGCTAAATAGAATCTCAAAGAAATATCTCTTCATTTCTCCATTTTCAAAGAGGCAATTATGTTTTGTTGATTTGAATTGAACTAGTCAGCACTAGTTTAACCGCTCATATTGTCCTAGAAGTGTGCTTCTTCGAAGGAACAGACATCTTAGAAGCTTCTGAAAGATATAAATGAGCAATCTGTAGAGCAGTACAACCAGACGAACTGCTTgagaaacaacagcaaatacACATAACAAAGCAAGGCATAGTGGAACAAGTCCCACTAAAACGAACTCGATTTGCTGCAGaataaatagttttctttCGATGTGCCCTTGAGGAGTCCATCCAGACGATAGAAACAGGGCTTGAAGGAGGTTGATAGCCGCTATGACAACTAAGGAAAAAAGAGATACGCCTTCTATGATGTTAGCCTTAAGGTCTCTGAACGGCTTGATGGCCATATGCCAAGCGAAGATCAACAAGCAGGTGATTTCCATACAGAACAAACGAAGAAGAGGATCTGGAAAAAACACTTGGAAAGAAAGGACAAGGAATCTTCGACCTATCAAAACACTCTCCCAGTAGAGGGAGCCACTCTGCAGATACCTTGGACGGCGAAACGGGTCGTGAAGAAGTTCCAAAACCCTCTCTCTCTTCTTTAATTCACGATTGGACATTAGAAGTGGACGGtcttcaggaaaaaaaaattttcgaaCGAGCCAGAACATTACGAAAACTAACGGGCAGAGGCAGGCGGCAATGAAATGGTCGGTTGAAATGAACTTCTTTTGCAGTTTGATGGCTCCCCAGTAGATAACAACAATAAGTGGAAGGATGAACGCAACgataaaaatgataaacaaaTGCTGCCACCATGTTAGACACTTAACATTGCCATCATAGTACAAGCGACTTTCCCCTAATACTGGAACACATGTCAAAAGCCTCAGAGATGTGTTGGCCAAACTGGCGTATCCAAGCAACAAAGTTTTTAATGTGGCACCATAGTACTGGGTTGTTGAGGGGTGAGGTTTACCAATCCATCTGTTGAAGCACCAATGCAACAAAAAGATGACTTGTATCGTAATCAATATGGCTATGACAACTACAGCTGGTATCAGTTCTTTGGTTACAATAGTGATCCCAGAAAATGGACACACAAGGTTTGGTTTGGAAAGTCTGGTTTGGAAATTGAACAGTCCCATAAAGAATGTAACAAATACAGCTTTTTTCGTTGCTACGTGCAGCGGTTCCAAAGTAAGGTAACTGGCGATCtgataaaagtaaaataagaTCTTGGTGTAACCACTGTTCCCCTTTCGCTGATCAAAAGGCTGGTACTCCATTATATGAAGAGGCGCTGGCCTTTTGAACCATAACGTATTCCTTATAAGAATTTGCACTATCGGTGGTTgatgaatgaaaaacaacGCCATCGTGACAACGTAGACTCCCAACAGGACTAATGACCAGCGATTTCTGCACTTTTCATTCGGCTTGCACCTTGTGCTGAAGAGTGTCTCGGTAAAACCCTCGCGGCATTTACCACACATGATCCCGTCTCTGTTGCCATAGCACCCATTGTACACTgacagatttttttcttttttgataccAGCTGGTGGTGTGCAATAATTTTGCGGACAGTGAACGAAAGTAAGACGGCCACGATTGCTCGAGTCCACATATCCCCAATAATTTGGCTTAGCATGGATGTTACAAGAACAGTTTGCTCCATCTGGACACAACTCACAGCTGAAAAAACTAAGGGAAGAATTTCCTTGGCTATTGAATGAGGTCACTTTCCCTCTCTCGAGGCTGTACATGACCATCGAGCACTGATGGCAAGACATGGTTATAacacaaatttttattttggggTCATGTCGCTTCGATTTGTTATCGGTTGACCAAACAAACCGTGTGGAAAAGTTGTCAATTTTAAGGGCGCTTCCCACAGCACATTGCACTTCGGTTAAGTTATCAAAGTTTACAAAACTAGCTTTGCTCACGGAAAGTAAGCGATACGAGTCCTTTTCTAAGTCTGTAGTAACGATTGTACTGTTCAAAAGAAGTGAGCCTGTACTTTCTGAGTAAATTGACGTATCATGGACGTATGTTTCACCCGAGAAAGTATTTTCTTCTAAGCTTTGTTTGAAACGTGACTTGTGAATTTTGACGCTCGCACTTCCATCGGCGATGTGAATGTGTCCTCCTCTGTTGATGgaaaagttgttttcaaacaacgaATTACAGATGATGACACAACCATTGTCCACAAAAACACTACCAGACATGCGTCCGATGTTGTTTCTAAAAGACGAATTGTTAATGTGTATGAAATTTTGGTAATCATATGAGAGATATGAGGAAATGTTGGTGAGGCGAATGTCGTCGTCGGGCATGATAATTGAGAGTGGACTTGCAGTAGAGAGTGGACTTGCAGTAGTTGAGAGTGGACTTGCAGTAGTAGGGTTGAACATATTAGATCTGCAACTTTTCACGTTGCTAAAGGTGCAATTGTTTATGACGATTGAGTTATTGGTACCATTGAACTCAAGGAATATTGACGAAGCT contains:
- the LOC141873493 gene encoding uncharacterized protein LOC141873493 produces the protein MAFALIIALIYSVFLRHEFQALASKEVYVSRLYGKDFQTCGTKAKPCRTLARGIETAEQNDLVLVDGSNTTSDPYNCENMDTTANSTHQKTTIVNHSLQITSYNSCAHISCAQHLRFDGSLSKKCKMRIRISGIIFINTSLVFIDSSASFVSCTFAQSISPIKMKFISRQNSALLVEGSLFSRNVGCIRLDVSRSIMQLSTNLSDVRFQENIPFSELEGSGVSIYSTAVKNCRSILNSTFRCENAVFRNNTGPLISNNVCFSESNEYYENVKFSNNRLSVGKKATLGKSLYLSRVRHAVVVFNKLTSAENVNIRCIKLISSNAVQLKVFNSRISSHNVSADQSGAGILVVAGNSVNLEIEESSFRRNAARGCGGVVSIQTSNSLTKVRVLVLRSNFTNNSAQDGGVFSISDYQGEVAVDVESATFQSYGSRGTGESIAAGKSVNLQINESFFSRNSARNGGGVVSIQTSNWFTKLKVFRSNFTNNSAQDGGVFSISDYQGEVAVDVESATFQSYGSRDTGESIAAGKSVNLQINESFFSRNSARNGGGVVSIQTSNWFTKLKVFRSNFTNNSAQDGGAFFSNRSQGVVAVHVENATFQSCRSRKTGGSIALFSSKEIHFGARHTTWKSCYAEEGSSVYVSNLSAIHNDGRQSNTTVSIMNCEFIKNKAGYGGDFSLVSTAGSIDVFKTEWSECAQGFVMECACNVNFTDVNVTECKGGLALVSCSSPQTKKNQSVEFHFQRCSFQANDGNDIYIYSQNVLSHLQLTSIKFEDKTINQSVGYHALYFKGNDQLGSRITLTSVRVENFIGASSIFLEFNGTNNSIVINNCTFSNVKSCRSNMFNPTTASPLSTTASPLSTASPLSIIMPDDDIRLTNISSYLSYDYQNFIHINNSSFRNNIGRMSGSVFVDNGCVIICNSLFENNFSINRGGHIHIADGSASVKIHKSRFKQSLEENTFSGETYVHDTSIYSESTGSLLLNSTIVTTDLEKDSYRLLSVSKASFVNFDNLTEVQCAVGSALKIDNFSTRFVWSTDNKSKRHDPKIKICVITMSCHQCSMVMYSLERGKVTSFNSQGNSSLSFFSCELCPDGANCSCNIHAKPNYWGYVDSSNRGRLTFVHCPQNYCTPPAGIKKEKNLSVYNGCYGNRDGIMCGKCREGFTETLFSTRCKPNEKCRNRWSLVLLGVYVVTMALFFIHQPPIVQILIRNTLWFKRPAPLHIMEYQPFDQRKGNSGYTKILFYFYQIASYLTLEPLHVATKKAVFVTFFMGLFNFQTRLSKPNLVCPFSGITIVTKELIPAVVVIAILITIQVIFLLHWCFNRWIGKPHPSTTQYYGATLKTLLLGYASLANTSLRLLTCVPVLGESRLYYDGNVKCLTWWQHLFIIFIVAFILPLIVVIYWGAIKLQKKFISTDHFIAACLCPLVFVMFWLVRKFFFPEDRPLLMSNRELKKRERVLELLHDPFRRPRYLQSGSLYWESVLIGRRFLVLSFQVFFPDPLLRLFCMEITCLLIFAWHMAIKPFRDLKANIIEGVSLFSLVVIAAINLLQALFLSSGWTPQGHIERKLFILQQIEFVLVGLVPLCLALLCVFAVVSQAVRLVVLLYRLLIYIFQKLLRCLFLRRSTLLGQYERLN